Proteins co-encoded in one Nonlabens agnitus genomic window:
- a CDS encoding alpha/beta hydrolase: MNTDLSLHYISRPANRKNAPLLILVHGYGSNEQDLFSFAPQMDAGIHIVSVRAPYELPPYGAAWYAIDYTADKGKFSDLNQARQSIQLLKKFVGEVKDRYDVDANSINMLGFSQGAILSMAMALSEPSIFKNVVAMSGYLNEDLVVDMDRLESRFRESELTTNFFISHGTMDQVIPFSWAMQAQPVMERLDVDYVFKQYPMGHGVSPENFHDMKRWLESRL; the protein is encoded by the coding sequence ATGAATACAGATTTGAGTCTACACTATATCTCGCGCCCTGCAAACCGGAAGAATGCACCATTACTAATATTGGTACATGGCTATGGTAGCAATGAACAGGATTTATTCTCCTTTGCGCCACAAATGGACGCTGGAATTCACATCGTTTCGGTTAGGGCGCCCTACGAGTTGCCTCCTTATGGTGCGGCGTGGTATGCTATTGATTACACCGCAGATAAAGGAAAGTTTTCTGACCTAAATCAAGCTAGGCAAAGCATCCAGTTGCTCAAAAAATTTGTCGGCGAAGTGAAAGATCGTTATGATGTCGATGCAAATAGCATCAATATGTTGGGCTTTTCCCAAGGTGCCATTTTATCCATGGCCATGGCCTTATCTGAACCTTCTATTTTTAAAAATGTAGTTGCGATGTCTGGTTATTTGAATGAAGATCTTGTAGTGGATATGGATAGATTGGAATCTCGCTTTCGCGAAAGCGAACTAACGACCAACTTCTTCATTTCCCATGGTACGATGGATCAGGTTATACCATTTTCATGGGCAATGCAGGCTCAACCTGTTATGGAACGACTGGATGTGGATTATGTTTTCAAACAATATCCAATGGGTCATGGCGTCTCACCAGAGAATTTTCACGATATGAAAAGGTGGCTGGAAAGCCGCCTATAA